The Lactuca sativa cultivar Salinas chromosome 2, Lsat_Salinas_v11, whole genome shotgun sequence genome includes a window with the following:
- the LOC111883414 gene encoding uncharacterized protein LOC111883414: protein MDPPATVSVESKPESKPDESKPNNPKSYDCGLCDTEVVYKIAQELLPGLASACVDNTTGGLFKNAGTVAVDMRKEMSDYLTQRSETYVAEFLLSENTPVPETSEHPYDIIITLIDDFAASKRNMFSRVSEWVSSDGREDRIDDFVQEMEINGFWLLARRECIASILLKNVDYKNSFHCNVACGSEEEIGKHRLECKFRGMDCVNEGCTTRYCAAQKENHEAICPFMILACEQKCSDFVMRREMDRHCVTICPMKLVNCAFYTVGCKSCIPKCDVQKHNTDDLSGHLLLIIRTAHKEANENDLKHRVEQIRNLTNTEKLARARDARALTFLIKDAEAKLGPLESKANSSSDSSKHDDINKINPPKETEPLIVKDDSAKTEPLVVKDDSAKTEPSIVKDDSAKTEPLIVKDDSVKTEPPVVKDESKEDRPVPPPENPAVKDVHQEPPPKPVESPEERKDKQDANSNSPPIENGESKVPIKEEETKELLGKPSDSKEEEKTKSPKGEVKESMKTSIEDEKSKNGDEEDKKKSPEKGTVEESTK, encoded by the exons ATGGATCCACCTGCAACAGTATCAGTAGAATCCAAACCCGAATCCAAACCCGATGAATCAAAACCCAATAATCCCAAATCCTACGATTGTGGACTATGCGACACAGAAGTCGTCTACAAAATCGCTCAAGAACTTCTTCCCGGATTAGCCTCCGCCTGCGTCGACAACACAACCGGCGGCCTTTTCAAGAACGCAGGAACAGTCGCCGTCGACATGAGAAAAGAAATGTCCGATTACCTCACACAACGAAGCGAAACTTACGTAGCCGAATTCCTACTTTCCGAAAATACCCCTGTACCAGAAACATCCGAACACCCATACGACATAATCATAACCCTAATCGACGATTTCGCAGCTTCAAAACGAAACATGTTTAGCCGTGTCTCTGAGTGGGTTTCCAGTGATGGAAGAGAAGACAGAATCGATGATTTTGTACAAGAAATGGAAATCAATGGCTTCTGGTTACTCGCTCGAAGAGAATGCATTGCTTCAATTCTCCTTAAAAATGTCGACTACAAGAATTCGTTTCATTGTAATGTGGCTTGTGGATCCGAAGAAGAAATCGGTAAACATCGATTGGAGTGTAAGTTTCGAGGTATGGATTGTGTGAATGAAGGGTGTACGACAAGATACTGTGCTGCTCAAAAGGAAAATCACGAGGCGATTTGTCCATTTATGATACTTGCTTGTGAACAAAAATGTTCCGATTTTGTTATGAGGAGAGAAATGGATAGACATTGTGTCACGATTTGTCCTATGAAGCTTGTGAATTGTGCGTTTTATACTGTTGGGTGTAAGTCTTGTATACCAAAATGCGATGTGCAAAAACATAATACGGATGATCTTTCGGGACATTTGTTGCTTATTATTCGAACTGCTCATAAGGAAGCTAATGAAAATGATCTTAAACATCGGGTAGAACAAATCCGAAAT CTGACAAATACTGAAAAGTTGGCAAGAGCACGTGACGCTAGGGCTTTAACATTTTTGATCAAGGATGCTGAAGCAAAGCTTGGACCATTGGAATCGAAAGCCAACTCATCATCTGACTCATCTAAACATGATGACATCAATAAAATCAATCCACCCAAGGAAACTGAGCCATTGATTGTGAAAGATGACTCAGCAAAAACCGAGCCATTGGTTGTGAAAGATGACTCAGCAAAAACCGAGCCATCGATTGTGAAAGATGACTCGGCAAAAACCGAGCCATTGATTGTGAAAGATGACTCGGTAAAAACCGAGCCGCCGGTGGTCAAAGATGAGTCAAAGGAAGACCGCCCGGTACCACCGCCGGAAAACCCTGCCGTGAAGGACGTCCACCAAGAACCACCGCCAAAGCCTGTGGAATCACCGGAGGAAAGGAAAGATAAACAAGACGCGAATTCAAATTCTCCACCAATTGAAAATGGTGAATCGAAAGTGCCTATAAAAGAAGAAGAGACTAAAGAGTTATTAGGAAAACCATCGGATAGTAAGGAAGAAGAGAAAACAAAGTCACCAAAAGGAGAAGTCAAAGAATCCATGAAAACATCCATAGAAGATGAAAAAAGCAAAAATGGTGATGAAGAAGATAAGAAGAAATCACCTGAAAAGGGAACAGTCGAAGAGTCCACGAAATAG
- the LOC111883381 gene encoding 14-3-3-like protein produces the protein MAAASSPREDNVYMAKLAEQAERYEEMVEFMEKVVAAADGSEELTIEERNLLSVAYKNVIGARRASWRIISSIEQKEESRGNEGHVATIRDYRSKIETELSSICDGILKLLDSKLIGSASSGDSKVFYLKMKGDYYRYLAEFKTGSERKEAAENTLSAYKAAQDIANGELAPTHPIRLGLALNFSVFYYEILNSPDRACNLAKQAFDEAIAELDTLGEDSYKDSTLIMQLLRDNLTLWTSDMQDDSAEEIKEAPKADE, from the exons ATGGCCGCCGCATCATCTCCTCGCGAAGACAATGTGTACATGGCAAAACTCGCCGAACAAGCTGAACGCTACGAGGAAATGGTTGAATTCATGGAAAAAGTCGTCGCCGCCGCGGACGGCAGCGAAGAACTCACCATAGAGGAGCGCAACCTTCTCTCCGTTGCTTACAAGAACGTGATCGGAGCACGGAGGGCTTCCTGGCGTATCATCTCCTCCATCGAGCAGAAAGAAGAGAGCAGAGGCAACGAGGGACACGTTGCGACGATCCGTGATTACAGATCTAAGATCGAGACGGAGCTATCGTCGATCTGCGACGGTATCCTCAAGCTTCTCGATTCGAAGCTCATCGGATCCGCGTCTAGCGGTGATTCCAAGGTTTTCTATCTGAAAATGAAGGGAGATTATTACAGGTATTTGGCTGAATTTAAGACTGGATCTGAGAGGAAAGAAGCTGCTGAGAATACACTCTCTGCTTACAAGGCGGCTCag GATATTGCAAATGGAGAACTTGCTCCCACCCATCCTATCCGACTTGGACTTGCACTCAACTTCTCAGTCTTCTACTATGAGATCCTAAATTCACCAGATCGCGCATGCAATCTTGCAAAGCAG GCTTTTGATGAAGCTATTGCAGAATTGGATACCTTAGGAGAAGATTCCTACAAGGACAGCACCCTGATCATGCAACTTCTTCGTGATAATCTCACTTTATGGACTTCAGACATGCAG GATGACAGTGCTGAAGAAATTAAAGAAGCACCAAAGGCAGATGAGTAA
- the LOC111883399 gene encoding E3 ubiquitin-protein ligase RING1 — MANRPRKFIDSCDDHSCHAHPPPPPPLPPPPTSLDQPFSPYLIFMFCGLSVSLSFICYLLFAARYGSRQRNNENTDETHEDFVNEDLGPVVHHPIWLINTIGLEQSQIESIQIFKYKRDQGLIEGTDCSVCLSEFEDDESLRLLPKCSHAFHVPCIDTWLRSHKTCPLCRAPIIKNTSEPTETVIDSSSSEPITMEETSPGEDSETVDHHVIEVENDGEVEKTCRILDETSSGVRAISDLAEHHRVQRDGSVAMRRSVSMDESSASIVQLAVANVPPPDQERPLMTSQFAMSKKLKGLPKSGNKLKGTSSSSFRIYNKAMKSSSFGHSSQKTTSFTNKCPHNRSY; from the coding sequence ATGGCAAATCGTCCTAGAAAATTCATTGACTCATGTGATGATCATAGTTGTCATGcacatccaccaccaccaccgccacttCCTCCGCCACCAACGTCACTCGATCAGCCATTCTCACCATACCTGATCTTCATGTTCTGTGGTCTTTCTGTGTCGCTCTCTTTCATTTGTTACCTCTTATTCGCGGCGAGATATGGAAGTCGCCAAAGAAACAACGAGAATACAGATGAAACCCATGAAGATTTCGTGAACGAGGATCTTGGCCCGGTTGTTCACCATCCTATTTGGTTGATCAATACCATAGGTCTCGAGCAATCACAGATCGAATCTATCCAAATTTTCAAGTATAAAAGAGACCAAGGGTTAATCGAAGGGACTGATTGTTCGGTTTGTTTGAGTGAGTTTGAAGACGATGAAAGTCTTCGGCTTTTGCCCAAGTGCAGCCATGCCTTTCATGTCCCTTGTATAGATACATGGCTACGTTCACATAAGACCTGTCCTCTGTGTCGAGCTCCGATCATCAAGAACACAAGTGAACCAACTGAGACTGTAATCGATTCAAGTTCGAGTGAGCCAATTACAATGGAGGAAACGTCCCCAGGCGAGGATTCTGAAACTGTTGATCATCACGTGATTGAAGTTGAAAATGATGGAGAAGTGGAGAAAACTTGTAGAATTCTGGATGAAACAAGCAGTGGGGTAAGGGCGATTAGTGATTTGGCTGAACATCATCGTGTTCAGAGAGATGGGTCAGTAGCAATGAGGAGATCAGTTTCAATGGACGAGTCCTCAGCTTCCATTGTTCAATTAGCGGTGGCGAACGTTCCTCCTCCTGATCAAGAAAGGCCTTTGATGACTAGTCAATTCGCGATGTCAAAGAAACTAAAAGGCCTTCCAAAAAGTGGAAATAAGCTCAAAGGGACTTCGAGCTCTAGCTTTCGCATATACAATAAAGCAATGAAAAGTTCTTCGTTTGGGCATTCTTCACAAAAGACTACTAGTTTTACAAATAAATGTCCCCATAATCGATCTTATTGA
- the LOC111883434 gene encoding protein MIZU-KUSSEI 1, with protein MAYHTVSPANFTTVECHKQVRSWRLLRSILELLIQACTCTLVERPDFNDDNPPIHPYHHRKPSSLVFPTTATNITGTIFGSRTGKVSFCIQTNPKSQNPVLLLELTISTTFLAREMKSGNLRIALECSNDSEASPDKSLLATPLWTMYCNGRKVGFAFKRQPSASDLKVLKHMEMVHEGAGTLKAKDVERKQDIMYLRGNFSRVTGKSMARSESFHFIDPDGNIGQELSIFFFRPK; from the coding sequence ATGGCATATCATACGGTTTCTCCAGCCAACTTCACCACCGTGGAATGCCATAAACAAGTCCGCTCATGGCGACTTCTCCGCTCCATCTTGGAACTACTCATCCAAGCTTGCACCTGCACCCTTGTGGAAAGACCAGATTTCAACGATGACAATCCTCCAATTCACCCTTACCACCACCGCAAACCCTCTTCTTTAGTCTTCCCGACCACCGCCACCAATATCACCGGCACCATCTTCGGTTCACGCACCGGAAAAGTCAGCTTCTGTATCCAAACAAACCCTAAATCACAAAACCCAGTCCTCCTCCTTGAACTCACAATCTCCACCACCTTTCTCGCCCGGGAAATGAAAAGTGGCAATCTGAGGATCGCCCTCGAGTGCTCGAATGATTCAGAAGCATCTCCAGATAAATCTCTCTTGGCTACTCCATTGTGGACCATGTACTGTAATGGAAGAAAAGTAGGGTTTGCATTCAAGAGACAACCATCAGCATCCGATCTCAAAGTTTTAAAGCACATGGAAATGGTTCATGAAGGTGCAGGGACTTTAAAAGCAAAAGATGTCGAAAGAAAACAGGATATAATGTACCTAAGAGGAAACTTTAGTAGGGTTACTGGTAAATCCATGGCTCGATCAGAATCCTTCCATTTCATCGACCCTGATGGTAACATCGGTCAAGAACTCAGTATTTTCTTTTTCAGACCAAAATAA